In Paenibacillus sonchi, a single genomic region encodes these proteins:
- a CDS encoding sugar phosphate isomerase/epimerase family protein: protein MAAIKQQIGIQMYTLRDRAEKDFLGTLRKVAEIGYKSVEFAGYFGVSAAELRKTLDELGLSAPSAHVGLDFSSLENMQSALSREIEYAREVGLEYLITPSAPLPEQPALDDVLALIPFFEKASELVRAAGLKYGYHNHDFEFKQVNGQAVIDIWLERIPAEHMVAEFDLGWVHVGGAVPAEYISRYAGRVPLVHIKDFGTGHEEADLGKGQVDFDSVFKAADEAGIQHYIVEQEVFESSSLESARLALDYFRKRGML, encoded by the coding sequence ATGGCGGCTATCAAACAGCAGATCGGGATACAGATGTACACGCTGCGGGACAGGGCGGAGAAGGATTTTCTGGGAACGCTGCGCAAGGTGGCGGAGATCGGTTATAAGTCGGTGGAATTTGCCGGGTATTTTGGCGTATCGGCTGCAGAACTGCGCAAAACGCTGGATGAGCTTGGACTGTCGGCCCCCTCAGCGCATGTAGGGCTGGATTTCAGCAGTCTGGAGAACATGCAGTCGGCATTATCCAGAGAGATCGAATATGCCCGGGAGGTGGGGCTGGAGTATCTCATCACACCTTCTGCGCCTCTTCCGGAGCAGCCTGCGCTGGACGATGTGCTGGCTCTGATTCCATTTTTTGAAAAGGCTTCCGAGCTGGTACGGGCAGCAGGGCTGAAGTACGGATACCACAACCATGACTTTGAGTTCAAGCAGGTCAACGGGCAGGCCGTCATCGATATCTGGCTGGAGCGGATTCCTGCTGAGCATATGGTGGCTGAGTTTGATTTGGGCTGGGTCCATGTGGGCGGTGCGGTACCGGCAGAATATATCTCCCGCTATGCCGGACGCGTGCCTCTGGTCCACATCAAGGATTTCGGCACAGGCCATGAGGAAGCCGATCTCGGAAAAGGTCAAGTAGACTTCGATAGTGTCTTCAAGGCTGCGGATGAAGCAGGAATTCAGCACTACATCGTGGAGCAGGAGGTTTTCGAATCGTCGTCACTGGAGAGCGCCCGGCTGGCGCTGGATTACTTCCGCAAGCGGGGAATGCTGTAA
- a CDS encoding MTH1187 family thiamine-binding protein, translating to MAIGEVTVIPIGTGSTSLSSYVADMQRVLETVEGITYELTSMGTIIEGPLARILAAVEALHESPFTAGAQRVSTSLKIDDRRDKPSTSRSKLESVERKLQAD from the coding sequence ATGGCGATTGGCGAAGTAACCGTAATTCCGATTGGTACAGGCAGCACCAGCCTCAGCAGCTATGTGGCTGACATGCAGCGCGTGTTAGAGACCGTGGAAGGCATTACCTACGAGCTGACATCCATGGGCACCATTATCGAAGGCCCGCTGGCGCGGATTCTGGCGGCCGTCGAAGCGCTGCACGAGTCCCCTTTTACTGCCGGAGCACAGCGGGTATCCACCTCGCTCAAGATTGATGACCGGCGGGATAAGCCGTCCACAAGCCGCAGCAAGCTGGAATCGGTGGAACGCAAGCTGCAGGCGGATTAA